Proteins co-encoded in one bacterium genomic window:
- a CDS encoding M20/M25/M40 family metallo-hydrolase has product MDALTAHVDREMPRTLEDLRGLVRIPSVAAQRRGIPECARAVGDLLRGAAGRVTVIEQDGASPIVTAEFDGRSPRTLLFYNHYDVQPAEPLEEWTAPAFDVTQRDGLLIGRGIADNKGDLVTRVAALRALRAVHGGLPCRVKFVVEGEEEVSSVHFGAATRAHTDLLRADACIWEYGERDHQERMHLVLGMKGICYLQLEATTAQVDLHSSFGAVIEGAALRLTWALSTFKDRSGRVQIPGHYDRVRRPTSAEEDAIRQIPPDVVDGVRRQAGVETLIGGVSGPDAVRQLLFTPTCTLCGIWGGYTLEGSKTVLPKVARAKVDFRLVPDQDPHEVARNVRKHLDALGFTDVAITVLGAEFPFRTDPTDRFVGVVRQAVEATTKRSVLVYPTSAGTGPMHDIGPVLNVPMVSTGSGYWNARAHAPDENVRMADFRETVLLMADVLARFADTD; this is encoded by the coding sequence ATGGACGCGTTGACCGCGCACGTCGATCGTGAGATGCCGAGAACGCTCGAGGACCTGCGGGGTCTGGTCCGCATTCCCTCCGTCGCGGCGCAGCGCCGGGGCATTCCCGAGTGCGCGCGGGCGGTCGGGGACCTCCTTCGCGGCGCCGCCGGCCGCGTGACCGTGATCGAACAGGACGGAGCGAGCCCCATCGTGACCGCCGAGTTCGACGGGCGGTCGCCGCGGACGCTCCTGTTCTACAACCACTACGACGTCCAACCCGCGGAGCCGCTCGAGGAATGGACGGCGCCGGCTTTCGACGTGACTCAACGAGACGGCCTCCTGATCGGTCGCGGGATCGCCGACAACAAAGGCGACCTCGTCACCCGCGTCGCCGCGCTCCGAGCGCTGCGGGCGGTCCACGGCGGGCTGCCGTGCCGTGTCAAGTTTGTCGTCGAGGGCGAGGAGGAGGTCAGCAGCGTTCACTTCGGGGCCGCGACGCGGGCGCACACGGATCTACTGCGCGCCGACGCCTGCATCTGGGAGTACGGCGAGCGGGATCACCAGGAACGGATGCACCTGGTGCTGGGCATGAAAGGCATCTGCTACCTGCAGCTTGAGGCGACGACCGCGCAGGTCGATCTCCATTCGTCGTTTGGGGCCGTAATCGAGGGGGCGGCGCTTCGCCTGACCTGGGCGCTGAGCACGTTCAAAGATCGAAGCGGACGTGTGCAGATTCCCGGCCACTACGATCGCGTGCGCCGCCCGACCTCGGCCGAGGAGGACGCGATCCGCCAGATCCCGCCGGACGTCGTGGACGGTGTGCGCCGGCAGGCCGGCGTGGAGACGCTGATCGGCGGCGTCAGCGGGCCGGATGCGGTGCGCCAGCTTCTCTTCACGCCGACGTGCACGCTCTGCGGGATCTGGGGCGGATACACGCTGGAGGGGTCGAAGACGGTGCTCCCCAAGGTGGCGAGGGCGAAGGTGGACTTTCGCCTCGTTCCCGACCAGGATCCGCACGAGGTCGCGCGCAACGTGCGGAAGCACCTCGACGCGCTCGGCTTCACGGATGTCGCGATCACCGTGCTCGGCGCGGAGTTTCCGTTCCGCACCGATCCGACGGACCGGTTTGTCGGCGTGGTTCGGCAGGCGGTCGAGGCGACGACGAAGCGGTCGGTGCTCGTGTATCCGACGTCTGCGGGCACGGGGCCGATGCATGATATCGGGCCCGTGCTTAATGTCCCGATGGTGAGCACGGGGTCGGGGTACTGGAACGCCCGCGCCCACGCGCCGGACGAGAACGTGCGCATGGCGGACTTCCGCGAAACGGTGTTGTTGATGGCCGACGTGCTGGCGCGCTTCGCGGATACCGACTAG
- a CDS encoding M42 family metallopeptidase: METLALLESLSNTFGVAGFEDDVRDVLRPLVTPLADETRTDPLGNLIAVRRGRTARVLMLDAHMDEIGFIINHVEDTGFLRFATIGGWDARILPAQAVTIRARSGTLHRGVIGALPPHLLSADERTKPLPIEALFIDIGADSAVEVADRGIRIGDPGTLAYPFETLGDGSVLGKAFDDRVGCVVMLKTLEALAGRTPEMTVACNFAVAEEIGLRGARTAAYQLDPVIALALEGTVAADVPGVSGARQVTRLGRGPAISVADNSIIVRPQFVRALERMAEARGIPYQLKTPLFGGTDAGAIHLSRGGVLAGGISVPCRYIHTPLSLLRLGDVEGAIRLVTAFVEEAHTLVG; this comes from the coding sequence ATGGAGACGCTCGCGCTGCTGGAATCACTGTCGAACACGTTCGGCGTCGCCGGCTTCGAAGACGACGTGCGCGACGTCCTGCGCCCGCTCGTGACGCCGCTTGCGGACGAGACGCGGACCGATCCCCTCGGGAACCTGATCGCGGTCCGCCGCGGCCGCACGGCGCGCGTGCTGATGCTGGACGCGCACATGGACGAGATCGGCTTCATCATCAACCACGTCGAGGACACGGGGTTTCTCCGATTCGCGACGATCGGCGGATGGGACGCGCGCATCCTCCCCGCGCAGGCGGTTACGATCCGCGCGCGGTCCGGCACGCTGCATCGGGGGGTGATCGGCGCCCTCCCTCCACACCTGCTCAGCGCCGACGAGCGCACGAAACCGCTCCCGATCGAGGCCCTGTTCATCGACATCGGCGCGGACTCCGCGGTCGAGGTCGCCGACCGGGGGATTCGCATCGGCGATCCCGGGACGCTCGCGTATCCGTTCGAGACGCTGGGAGACGGCAGCGTGCTGGGTAAGGCGTTCGACGACCGCGTCGGCTGCGTGGTCATGCTCAAGACGCTGGAGGCGCTGGCCGGGCGGACGCCCGAGATGACGGTCGCCTGCAACTTCGCGGTCGCGGAGGAGATCGGGCTTCGGGGCGCGCGCACGGCCGCATACCAGCTCGACCCCGTGATCGCGCTGGCGCTCGAGGGCACCGTCGCCGCGGATGTCCCTGGCGTATCGGGCGCCCGCCAGGTCACGCGCCTGGGCCGTGGGCCGGCGATCTCCGTCGCGGACAACTCGATCATCGTGCGGCCTCAGTTCGTGCGCGCGCTCGAGCGCATGGCGGAGGCGCGCGGGATCCCCTACCAGCTCAAGACCCCGCTGTTCGGCGGCACGGACGCGGGCGCGATCCACTTGAGCCGCGGTGGAGTGCTCGCCGGCGGGATCTCCGTGCCGTGCCGGTACATCCATACGCCGCTTAGCCTCCTGCGACTTGGCGACGTGGAGGGCGCGATCCGGCTCGTAACCGCGTTTGTGGAGGAGGCGCACACGCTCGTTGGGTGA
- a CDS encoding peroxiredoxin — MSVSVGQQAPEAVLVNGERKAVKLSELRGKPTVLAFFPAAFTGTCTKEMCRFRDDLSRFNTMNAQVFGISADTPFVLSEFAKQHQLTFPLLSDFNHQAMKAFDVYDSSFLGLLDGISRRSVFVLDKNGKVAYVWLSDAPGQEPPYDEVQAAVQRIQ; from the coding sequence ATGTCGGTTTCGGTGGGACAACAGGCGCCGGAGGCGGTCTTGGTCAACGGGGAGCGCAAGGCGGTGAAACTCAGCGAACTGCGGGGGAAGCCCACGGTGCTCGCATTCTTTCCCGCGGCGTTCACGGGGACGTGCACCAAGGAGATGTGCCGGTTCCGCGATGATCTGAGCCGGTTCAACACGATGAACGCGCAGGTATTCGGCATCAGCGCGGATACCCCGTTCGTGCTCTCGGAGTTCGCGAAGCAGCATCAATTGACGTTCCCACTGCTGAGCGACTTCAACCATCAGGCGATGAAGGCGTTCGACGTCTACGACAGCAGCTTCCTTGGCCTGCTCGATGGGATCTCGAGGCGGTCTGTGTTCGTACTTGACAAGAACGGCAAGGTCGCCTACGTGTGGCTGTCCGATGCGCCCGGACAAGAGCCGCCGTACGACGAGGTGCAGGCGGCGGTTCAAAGGATCCAGTAG
- a CDS encoding GNAT family N-acetyltransferase yields the protein MGDHAPAQRHRSAATYTVRPMTDPATLRRCEALQMAVWGMPAVEIVPLNQLVAAVSAGGLVLGAFTADDELIGFAYAFPGLRPEGPLWYSHMAGVLPAHQGAGLGLRLKRAQRDAALAAGLDRIVWTYDPLQGRNAWFNFDRLGVVASRYYVDYYGQMTDAINKGLPSDRFEVDWWLRSPRVVARLAGAPPPSTATSAWALTAARGADGAAPGPLSPPATPDLALADPCLLVEIPADLARLKTHGPAAALQWREVTRHVFLHYFGRRYEVTAVVRQASAGSPRVAYVLELKGVLS from the coding sequence TTGGGTGACCATGCCCCCGCGCAACGCCATCGGTCGGCAGCGACGTACACCGTCCGGCCGATGACCGACCCCGCAACGCTGCGGCGCTGCGAGGCGCTCCAGATGGCCGTGTGGGGGATGCCTGCCGTCGAGATCGTCCCCCTCAACCAACTCGTCGCCGCCGTCTCCGCGGGCGGGTTGGTCCTGGGCGCGTTCACCGCGGACGACGAGCTCATCGGCTTCGCGTACGCGTTCCCAGGCCTGCGGCCCGAGGGACCGCTGTGGTACTCGCACATGGCTGGCGTCCTCCCCGCGCACCAGGGGGCCGGGCTGGGCCTCCGCCTCAAACGCGCCCAGCGCGACGCGGCGCTCGCCGCAGGGCTCGACCGCATCGTGTGGACGTACGACCCGCTCCAGGGCCGCAACGCGTGGTTCAACTTTGACCGCCTCGGCGTCGTGGCGTCGCGATACTACGTGGACTACTATGGCCAGATGACCGACGCGATCAACAAAGGCCTCCCGAGCGATCGATTCGAAGTGGACTGGTGGTTGCGGTCGCCGCGTGTCGTCGCCCGGCTCGCCGGAGCCCCGCCTCCGTCGACGGCCACGTCCGCGTGGGCCCTCACCGCGGCGCGTGGCGCGGACGGCGCCGCGCCCGGGCCCCTCTCGCCCCCGGCGACCCCCGACCTCGCGCTGGCGGACCCGTGCCTGCTCGTCGAGATCCCCGCGGATCTCGCCCGCCTCAAAACGCACGGCCCCGCGGCCGCACTGCAGTGGCGGGAGGTGACGCGGCACGTGTTCCTCCACTACTTCGGCCGCCGGTATGAGGTCACCGCGGTGGTCCGCCAGGCAAGCGCGGGCAGCCCCCGCGTCGCCTACGTCCTTGAGCTGAAGGGAGTCCTGTCGTGA
- a CDS encoding M28 family peptidase, which produces MSRLAEITGWSDGELERRVLDAVSLKAPWRVVEQFSKLTRLSGSPEERRAFEILIAQLGRWGVPYHLHEPLCFISIPGPSGVRCNGTSYRAKTPAMSVSTGGSEVSGELVYVRGVGGESAGDVFSTGVEFGGTRVAGKIVVTEGMASPGKVKDLMAAGALAGIFVNPGQNIHEGICTTIWGTPDVDSAVRQPTIPVVAVNLPDGQALIREAQQASRGSVSTQLDTGWRTIPVLVAEIPGRHAADEFVLLHGHLDGWHFGVGDNATGNATLLELARVFWRHRRRLSRTLRIAWWSGHSHGRYAGSTWYADTHAIDLARSCVAQVNCDSPGCRWATTYNHLTAMSETVPLVDSVIRATTGITPEPERPPRAGDYSFNNIGLSSFFMLSSTMAEADRAAKGYYAVGGCGGNIAWHTEDDLMDIADKDNLLRDMRVYAASVLRTLNAPLHPLDWTRTVGEFRATLAGYEQAAGGRFDFGPARAALDGLDAALEGFYAKAPARGTAKTPAVKRFNAAQRRLGRLLIPVNYSRMPAFWHDPAVNVPPLPDLSPAVGLARAGGDAGQEGVLRTHLTRGQNRLVWALEQAREAVGGA; this is translated from the coding sequence ATGAGCCGTCTGGCAGAGATCACCGGGTGGAGCGACGGCGAGCTCGAGCGTCGTGTGCTCGACGCCGTCTCGCTCAAGGCCCCGTGGCGGGTGGTGGAACAGTTCTCGAAACTCACGCGCCTGTCGGGGTCGCCCGAGGAGAGGCGCGCGTTCGAAATCCTCATCGCGCAGCTCGGGCGATGGGGCGTGCCGTACCACCTGCACGAGCCGCTGTGCTTCATCTCGATCCCCGGGCCGTCGGGCGTCCGCTGCAACGGCACGTCCTACCGGGCGAAGACGCCGGCGATGTCGGTGTCGACCGGCGGCAGCGAGGTGTCGGGCGAGCTCGTGTACGTTCGGGGCGTGGGCGGCGAGAGCGCGGGCGACGTGTTTTCCACCGGCGTGGAGTTTGGGGGCACGCGCGTCGCCGGGAAGATCGTCGTCACCGAGGGCATGGCGTCCCCCGGCAAGGTCAAGGATCTCATGGCCGCCGGCGCGCTCGCCGGGATCTTCGTCAACCCCGGCCAGAACATTCACGAGGGGATCTGCACGACCATCTGGGGGACGCCGGATGTCGACTCGGCCGTGCGGCAGCCGACGATCCCGGTGGTCGCGGTGAACCTGCCGGACGGGCAGGCGCTGATCCGCGAGGCCCAGCAGGCAAGCCGGGGTTCGGTCTCGACCCAACTCGACACCGGGTGGCGCACGATCCCCGTGCTCGTCGCCGAGATCCCGGGGCGGCACGCCGCCGACGAGTTCGTCCTCCTGCACGGACACCTGGACGGGTGGCATTTCGGCGTCGGGGACAATGCCACCGGGAACGCAACGCTGCTCGAGCTCGCCCGCGTGTTCTGGCGGCATCGCCGCCGGCTCTCGCGCACGCTCCGCATCGCGTGGTGGTCGGGCCACTCGCACGGCCGGTACGCCGGCTCGACATGGTACGCCGACACCCACGCGATCGATCTGGCCCGGTCCTGCGTGGCGCAGGTCAACTGCGACTCGCCGGGCTGCCGGTGGGCGACCACGTACAACCACCTCACGGCGATGAGCGAGACGGTGCCGCTGGTCGACAGCGTGATCCGGGCGACGACCGGCATCACCCCCGAGCCGGAGCGGCCGCCGCGCGCCGGCGACTACTCGTTCAACAACATCGGGCTGTCGTCGTTCTTCATGCTGAGCTCCACCATGGCCGAGGCTGACCGCGCGGCGAAGGGCTACTACGCGGTCGGCGGCTGCGGCGGCAACATCGCGTGGCACACCGAGGACGACCTCATGGACATCGCCGACAAGGACAACCTGCTGCGCGATATGCGCGTGTACGCCGCCTCGGTGCTGCGGACGCTGAACGCGCCGCTGCACCCGCTGGACTGGACGAGGACGGTCGGGGAGTTCCGTGCGACGCTCGCCGGCTACGAGCAGGCCGCGGGGGGCCGGTTCGACTTTGGCCCCGCGCGCGCGGCGCTCGACGGACTGGACGCCGCCCTCGAAGGATTCTACGCGAAGGCGCCAGCGCGGGGCACCGCGAAGACCCCAGCGGTGAAGCGCTTCAACGCCGCGCAGCGGCGACTGGGGCGCCTGCTGATCCCGGTCAACTACAGCCGGATGCCGGCGTTCTGGCATGACCCCGCCGTCAACGTGCCACCTCTCCCGGATCTCTCCCCAGCGGTAGGACTGGCGCGCGCGGGCGGGGACGCCGGCCAGGAGGGGGTGCTCCGGACGCACCTGACCCGCGGCCAGAACCGGCTCGTGTGGGCGCTTGAGCAAGCGCGTGAGGCCGTCGGCGGCGCCTGA
- a CDS encoding pitrilysin family protein: protein MTPTIRTVLPNGLVVLLREVHTAPVATFWAWYRVGSRNEVPGVTGISHWVEHMLFKGTPTLGKGEFSRLVNRHGGTWNGFTWKDFTAYFETLPAEHVGLGIRIESDRMVNTLFEPSEVESERTVIISEREGAENNPEYALYEEVESAAYRVHAYRHAVIGYKSDLWAITRDDLYRHYRTYYTPNNAVIVAVGDFDARELLGRIEDAFGGIPAAPPPPKVRSVEPPQEGERRVVVRRPGGAVPMLQLGFHAPEVTHPDFFPLLVVDGVLSGFKGPGVFGGEGIGARSSRLYRALVERELTVDAGSSFRPSHDPTLFEVGATLRPGVEPERVEAAVLDELRRIADEPVGADELDKVFKQARAQWVYAGDGVSPQAVLLGSMEIVAGAEFLTGFWERLSAVTPEAMCAAAARTFTDRNRTVGWYFPDSQILGTAGAEVEEVAHHA, encoded by the coding sequence ATGACGCCCACGATCCGTACGGTGCTGCCAAATGGTCTCGTCGTGCTCCTGCGCGAGGTGCACACGGCCCCGGTTGCCACGTTCTGGGCGTGGTACAGGGTCGGGAGTCGCAACGAGGTGCCGGGGGTCACGGGGATCTCCCACTGGGTGGAGCACATGTTGTTCAAGGGCACGCCGACCCTCGGCAAAGGGGAATTCTCCCGGCTCGTGAACCGGCACGGCGGCACGTGGAACGGGTTCACCTGGAAAGACTTCACCGCGTACTTCGAGACGCTGCCGGCGGAGCACGTGGGGCTCGGCATCCGGATCGAGTCCGACCGCATGGTCAACACCCTCTTCGAACCGTCCGAGGTCGAGAGCGAGCGGACGGTCATCATTTCCGAGCGAGAGGGCGCCGAGAACAATCCCGAGTATGCGCTCTACGAGGAAGTCGAGTCGGCGGCGTACCGCGTCCACGCGTACCGCCACGCCGTCATCGGCTACAAGAGCGATCTGTGGGCGATCACGCGGGACGACCTGTACCGCCACTATCGAACCTACTACACGCCGAACAACGCGGTCATCGTCGCGGTCGGCGACTTCGACGCGCGGGAGCTGCTGGGGCGCATCGAGGATGCCTTCGGCGGGATTCCCGCGGCCCCGCCGCCGCCGAAGGTCCGCAGCGTCGAGCCGCCCCAGGAAGGCGAACGTCGCGTGGTGGTCCGTCGCCCCGGGGGAGCGGTGCCGATGCTGCAACTGGGATTTCACGCGCCCGAGGTGACGCACCCGGACTTCTTCCCGCTCCTCGTCGTGGACGGGGTGCTCTCGGGGTTCAAGGGCCCCGGCGTATTTGGCGGCGAGGGGATCGGAGCCCGGAGCAGCCGCTTGTATCGCGCGCTCGTGGAACGGGAGCTCACCGTCGACGCCGGCAGCTCGTTTCGTCCGTCGCACGACCCGACGCTGTTCGAGGTGGGCGCGACGCTGCGCCCGGGCGTCGAACCCGAGCGCGTCGAGGCGGCGGTGCTCGATGAGCTGCGCCGCATCGCCGACGAGCCGGTCGGTGCCGATGAGCTCGACAAGGTATTCAAGCAGGCACGTGCGCAGTGGGTGTACGCGGGGGACGGGGTCTCGCCGCAGGCGGTGCTCCTCGGCAGCATGGAGATCGTCGCCGGCGCCGAGTTTCTCACGGGGTTTTGGGAACGGTTGTCGGCGGTCACCCCGGAGGCGATGTGCGCCGCTGCCGCCCGAACGTTCACGGACCGCAATCGTACGGTAGGGTGGTATTTCCCGGACTCGCAGATCCTTGGGACGGCTGGGGCAGAGGTCGAGGAGGTGGCGCATCATGCCTGA
- the menC gene encoding o-succinylbenzoate synthase yields the protein MKIERIELRQIQMPYVFPFETSVDRDDNKDCLLVRIWADGVAGWGESPVTAKPYYKEETIDTAWPILANFAIPRVLGREFSDPREIAHWLHPIRRNYLTKSGLEAAAWDAHAQSRGISLARALGGTRAKVAVGMSVGIEPTVDAVLRRIETWLGQGYQRIKMKIKPGFDLEVVEAIRRRFGPIGLQVDANTAYTLEDTARLRSLDAYDLMMIEQPLDHDDIIDHATLQRELRTPLCLDESICSAEDARKALDLGACRIINIKAARMGGLAEALRCHDVCRARGVPVWCGGFLETGVGRAANVALSALENFTLPADLGASRRYFHEDIIDPWFEVNADGTVDVPTGPGLGVAVVEPLVEKYTLRKETFRAQGERTHGGGRTA from the coding sequence GTGAAGATCGAGCGCATCGAACTCCGCCAGATCCAGATGCCGTACGTGTTTCCGTTCGAAACGTCCGTGGACCGGGACGATAACAAAGACTGCCTCCTCGTCCGCATTTGGGCGGACGGGGTGGCGGGGTGGGGCGAATCACCGGTCACGGCGAAGCCATACTACAAAGAGGAGACGATCGACACCGCCTGGCCGATCCTCGCGAACTTCGCGATCCCGCGCGTGCTCGGCCGCGAATTCTCGGATCCTCGGGAGATCGCGCACTGGCTCCACCCCATCCGGCGGAACTATCTGACCAAGTCCGGCCTGGAGGCGGCCGCGTGGGATGCGCACGCGCAATCCCGGGGCATCTCGCTCGCACGTGCGCTCGGCGGCACGCGCGCGAAGGTGGCCGTCGGGATGAGCGTCGGGATCGAACCCACGGTGGACGCGGTGCTCCGGCGGATCGAGACGTGGCTTGGGCAAGGCTACCAGCGGATCAAAATGAAGATCAAGCCGGGGTTCGACCTCGAGGTCGTGGAGGCGATTCGGCGCCGCTTCGGCCCGATCGGCCTGCAGGTGGACGCAAACACCGCCTACACGCTCGAGGACACGGCGCGCCTCCGGTCGCTCGACGCGTACGATCTCATGATGATCGAGCAGCCGCTCGACCATGACGACATCATCGACCACGCCACGCTGCAACGCGAGCTGCGCACGCCGCTCTGCCTCGACGAGTCGATCTGTTCGGCCGAGGACGCGCGCAAGGCGCTGGACCTGGGTGCGTGCCGCATCATCAACATCAAGGCCGCACGCATGGGCGGCCTCGCCGAGGCGCTCCGGTGCCACGACGTGTGCCGCGCCCGCGGCGTGCCGGTGTGGTGCGGCGGCTTTCTCGAAACGGGCGTGGGCCGGGCGGCGAATGTCGCGCTCTCCGCGCTCGAGAACTTCACGCTGCCCGCCGACCTCGGCGCAAGCCGCCGCTACTTTCACGAGGACATCATCGATCCGTGGTTCGAGGTCAACGCGGACGGCACCGTGGATGTTCCCACGGGCCCGGGGCTGGGGGTCGCCGTGGTGGAGCCGCTCGTGGAGAAGTACACGCTCCGCAAAGAAACGTTCCGCGCGCAGGGAGAACGCACGCACGGAGGAGGACGAACGGCGTGA
- a CDS encoding M28 family peptidase: MSPDVETTVDTVTRAVRADRLQQSLEWFATVRRDTGGPGEARAAAYIADQLRGTGVPVTVHEFDAYLSYPIRATLHVLEPEPMQLRCLTHSFGRSTGPDGIVADLTYLADGNLARGAGEAALIDGLATPVTIMRATRAGCAAVIFANQDRVIHNMIGTTIWGTPGLDQLDRLPHVPVVSVNKESGDALKRLLGGGARVRAKITTEVTTGWTPALLPEARIPGVDEPELFVLVGAHYCSWDVGITDNATGDACLIEMAKVLWEHRAGLKRSVRLCWWPGHSHGRYAGSTWYADQFFQDIADHCLAYHNIDSPGVRGATKYVARHTTAEVERFCRGVIERVTGQANAPIHRPSRAADQSFLANGVPAFSTYPFLPDGHPDQRPWTGGAANAWWWHTEFDTLDKADVEILALDTRVSLTAIVELANAPVLPISHVDGANEIRRVLTAIAEKTGTHLDLSRVHAEAEVFAAAAARLEDAAASARSAAARRPLNESLIRISRILTSVVYSQGGRFQHDPAEWSPIMRATTQSTLAALGQAAGLPQLHGQATYGFLRAQVTREANRVASALRDATREVETTLSAIDRKR, encoded by the coding sequence GTGAGCCCCGACGTGGAAACGACGGTAGACACCGTAACCAGGGCGGTCCGGGCCGACCGGCTGCAGCAGTCCCTCGAGTGGTTTGCCACCGTGCGCCGGGACACGGGAGGGCCCGGCGAGGCGCGGGCCGCGGCGTACATCGCCGATCAACTCCGCGGTACGGGCGTGCCGGTGACGGTGCATGAGTTCGACGCCTATTTGAGTTACCCGATCCGGGCGACGCTGCACGTGCTGGAGCCGGAGCCGATGCAGCTGCGCTGCCTGACCCACTCGTTCGGTCGAAGCACAGGCCCGGACGGGATCGTCGCCGATCTGACGTACCTCGCGGACGGCAACCTGGCACGCGGCGCCGGCGAAGCCGCGCTGATCGACGGGTTAGCCACACCGGTGACGATCATGCGCGCCACGCGGGCTGGGTGCGCCGCGGTGATCTTCGCAAACCAGGACCGCGTCATCCACAACATGATCGGCACCACGATCTGGGGCACGCCCGGGCTGGACCAGTTGGACCGGCTGCCCCACGTGCCCGTGGTCTCGGTCAACAAGGAGAGCGGCGACGCGCTGAAGCGACTGCTCGGCGGCGGCGCGCGCGTGCGCGCCAAGATCACGACCGAGGTCACGACCGGGTGGACGCCGGCCCTCCTTCCCGAGGCGCGCATCCCCGGCGTCGACGAGCCGGAGCTGTTCGTCCTGGTCGGCGCCCACTACTGCTCCTGGGACGTGGGCATCACGGACAATGCGACCGGCGACGCGTGCCTGATCGAAATGGCCAAGGTGCTCTGGGAGCACCGCGCCGGGCTCAAGCGCAGCGTGCGGCTGTGCTGGTGGCCGGGGCACTCCCACGGCCGCTACGCGGGCTCGACCTGGTACGCGGACCAGTTCTTCCAGGACATCGCGGACCACTGTCTCGCCTACCACAATATCGACTCCCCGGGCGTACGGGGCGCGACGAAGTATGTCGCCCGGCACACGACCGCGGAGGTCGAGCGGTTCTGCCGAGGCGTGATCGAGCGCGTCACCGGGCAGGCGAACGCGCCGATCCACCGCCCCTCCCGCGCGGCGGATCAGTCGTTCCTCGCCAACGGCGTGCCCGCGTTCTCGACCTACCCGTTCCTTCCCGACGGTCACCCCGACCAGCGGCCCTGGACCGGCGGTGCGGCGAACGCGTGGTGGTGGCACACCGAGTTCGACACGCTCGACAAGGCGGACGTCGAGATCCTGGCGCTCGACACGCGGGTGTCGCTGACGGCGATTGTCGAACTGGCCAATGCCCCGGTGCTGCCGATCAGCCACGTCGACGGCGCGAACGAGATCCGCCGGGTCCTGACCGCCATCGCGGAGAAGACCGGAACGCACCTGGACCTCTCCCGGGTGCACGCCGAGGCCGAGGTGTTCGCCGCCGCCGCCGCGAGGTTGGAGGACGCTGCGGCGAGCGCGCGGAGCGCCGCGGCCCGGCGGCCCCTGAACGAGTCGCTCATCCGGATCAGCCGGATCCTGACCTCGGTCGTCTACAGTCAGGGGGGGCGCTTCCAGCACGACCCCGCGGAATGGTCGCCGATCATGCGGGCCACGACGCAGTCCACGCTCGCCGCGCTCGGCCAGGCGGCGGGCCTGCCGCAACTCCACGGCCAGGCGACGTACGGGTTTCTTCGGGCGCAGGTGACCCGAGAGGCGAATCGCGTCGCCTCGGCGCTCCGCGACGCGACGCGCGAAGTGGAGACGACGCTGTCGGCGATCGATCGCAAGAGATAG